From a single Coriobacteriaceae bacterium genomic region:
- the pheS gene encoding phenylalanine--tRNA ligase subunit alpha, translating into MSLIDDLVKLEEEAKELVAGADDAAKLEAARVELLGRKGRITGLMRMMGKLAPEDRPMMGKRANEMRQLIEGMLDERTTEMKAAALKHTLEHEAVDITLPGIRPQIGHQHLIKQIIEEAEDIFCGIGYTVESGPMVDTSYYNFTALNAPMDHPSRSARDTFYVVDNNPGSVAHPEAHAHGESDVLLRTQTSGVQIHTMESQKPPIYMICPGTVYRPDTADACHLPQFNQIEGLVVDEGITFGDLKGTLDYFVKCMFGEDRKTRYRPHFFPFTEPSCEVDVSCHVCGGKGCNFCKHSGWIEILGCGMVDPNVLINCGIDPEKYTGFAFGIGAERVAALRYDLPDLRTLMTGDMRFLNQF; encoded by the coding sequence ATGAGTCTGATTGATGATCTGGTCAAACTCGAGGAAGAGGCCAAGGAGCTCGTCGCGGGCGCCGACGACGCCGCAAAGCTCGAGGCCGCGCGCGTTGAGCTGCTCGGCCGCAAGGGCCGCATCACTGGCCTGATGCGCATGATGGGCAAGCTCGCCCCCGAGGATCGTCCCATGATGGGCAAGCGCGCCAACGAGATGCGCCAGCTGATTGAGGGCATGCTCGACGAGCGCACCACCGAGATGAAGGCCGCCGCCCTCAAGCACACACTCGAGCACGAGGCCGTCGATATCACGCTGCCGGGCATCCGTCCGCAGATCGGTCACCAGCACCTGATCAAGCAGATCATCGAGGAGGCCGAGGACATCTTCTGCGGCATCGGCTACACCGTCGAGTCCGGTCCCATGGTCGACACCTCCTACTACAACTTCACCGCGCTCAACGCCCCCATGGATCACCCGAGCCGCTCGGCCCGCGACACCTTCTACGTGGTCGACAACAACCCCGGCAGCGTCGCACACCCCGAGGCTCACGCCCACGGCGAGTCCGACGTGCTGCTGCGCACCCAGACCTCGGGCGTGCAGATCCACACCATGGAGTCGCAGAAGCCGCCCATCTACATGATCTGCCCGGGCACCGTCTATCGTCCCGACACGGCCGACGCCTGCCACCTGCCGCAGTTCAACCAGATCGAGGGCCTGGTCGTCGACGAGGGCATCACCTTTGGCGATCTTAAGGGCACGCTCGACTACTTTGTTAAGTGCATGTTTGGCGAGGACCGCAAGACGCGTTACCGCCCGCACTTCTTCCCCTTCACTGAGCCTTCCTGCGAGGTGGACGTGAGCTGCCATGTGTGCGGCGGCAAGGGCTGCAACTTCTGCAAACACAGCGGCTGGATCGAGATCCTGGGCTGCGGCATGGTCGACCCCAACGTCCTGATCAACTGCGGTATCGACCCCGAGAAGTACACCGGCTTCGCCTTTGGTATTGGCGCCGAGCGCGTCGCGGCCCTGCGCTACGACCTGCCCGACCTGCGCACGTTGATGACTGGTGACATGAGGTTCTTGAACCAGTTCTAG
- a CDS encoding carboxypeptidase M32, with protein sequence MGKKLDKKAKAAVAKAAKGVKADKAVKKFRKLEGKLWTREYLLKIAEFDGATIAPANGAAARADAMGTLAGEHHKLLTSEKSVELVRSLARETVAGGKIDDPQLLDEIRVLGRDQREASVIPTEEAEAWTRLTCEADAVWHKAKAANDWASFEPYVDKIVSQLKHQAELMDPKRDPYDVWLDQYERGLSTESFDAFCDEVKATVVPLVHAIGERGQQPAADFLHARVPEAAQRAMSFDLMKLVGLDLDDTTLAFTEHPFSEGFSVGDARIATHIYEDDCISNVYSIIHEAGHAMYELGVNPAYARTCLEGGTSMGIHESQSRFFENTVGRSRAFMGPLLEVLRRHAPEVYGDVGEDTLYRAVNIAQPSLIRTEADELTYPLHIMVRYQIERMLFAGEATAKDIPALWNRFMDEYLGIPVPDDTRGCLQDTHWSGGSFGYFPTYALGSAYDAMFVPAMCRDGVDLNGACASGDLAPVRAWLGEHIWQWGRAKDAPELIKGACGMAFDARYYCSYLQDKFTTLYEL encoded by the coding sequence ATGGGAAAGAAACTCGATAAGAAGGCCAAGGCCGCCGTGGCAAAAGCCGCCAAGGGCGTCAAGGCCGACAAGGCCGTCAAGAAGTTCCGCAAGCTCGAGGGCAAGCTGTGGACCCGCGAGTACCTACTCAAGATTGCCGAGTTTGACGGCGCGACCATTGCTCCCGCCAACGGTGCCGCCGCCCGTGCCGACGCCATGGGCACCCTTGCCGGCGAGCACCACAAGCTCCTGACCAGCGAAAAGTCTGTCGAACTTGTGCGCTCGCTGGCACGCGAGACCGTCGCCGGCGGAAAGATCGACGACCCGCAGTTGCTTGACGAGATTCGCGTGCTCGGCCGCGACCAGCGCGAGGCAAGCGTCATCCCCACCGAGGAGGCCGAGGCCTGGACCAGGCTCACCTGCGAGGCCGACGCCGTGTGGCACAAGGCCAAAGCGGCCAACGACTGGGCGAGCTTTGAGCCCTATGTGGACAAAATCGTCAGCCAGCTCAAGCATCAGGCCGAGCTCATGGACCCCAAGCGCGACCCATACGACGTGTGGCTCGACCAGTACGAGCGCGGCCTTTCCACCGAGAGCTTCGATGCGTTTTGCGACGAGGTTAAGGCCACGGTCGTGCCGCTCGTGCACGCCATCGGCGAACGCGGCCAGCAGCCCGCTGCCGACTTTTTGCACGCCCGCGTGCCCGAGGCCGCCCAGCGCGCCATGAGCTTTGACCTGATGAAACTCGTCGGCCTGGACCTGGACGACACCACGCTTGCCTTTACCGAGCATCCGTTTAGCGAGGGCTTCTCGGTGGGCGACGCGCGCATCGCCACGCACATCTACGAGGACGATTGCATCTCCAACGTCTACAGCATCATCCACGAGGCGGGACACGCCATGTACGAGCTGGGCGTCAATCCCGCCTATGCGCGCACCTGCCTGGAGGGCGGCACCTCCATGGGCATCCACGAGAGCCAGAGCCGCTTTTTCGAGAACACCGTGGGCCGCAGTCGTGCCTTTATGGGACCGCTGCTCGAGGTACTGCGCCGCCACGCGCCCGAGGTCTACGGCGACGTTGGCGAGGACACGCTCTACCGCGCCGTGAACATCGCGCAGCCGTCGTTGATCCGTACCGAGGCCGACGAGCTCACCTACCCCCTGCATATTATGGTGCGCTACCAGATCGAGCGCATGCTGTTTGCCGGCGAGGCCACGGCCAAGGACATCCCCGCGCTTTGGAATCGCTTTATGGACGAGTACCTGGGTATTCCCGTTCCCGACGACACGCGCGGCTGTCTGCAGGATACGCACTGGAGCGGCGGCTCGTTTGGCTACTTCCCCACGTATGCGCTGGGTAGCGCCTACGATGCCATGTTTGTGCCGGCCATGTGCCGCGACGGCGTTGACCTTAACGGCGCCTGCGCGAGCGGCGATCTGGCGCCCGTCCGAGCCTGGCTGGGCGAGCACATTTGGCAGTGGGGCCGCGCCAAGGACGCGCCGGAACTCATCAAGGGCGCATGCGGCATGGCGTTCGATGCCCGCTACTACTGCAGCTACCTGCAGGACAAGTTCACCACGCTCTACGAGCTGTAA
- the pheT gene encoding phenylalanine--tRNA ligase subunit beta — protein sequence MRVSYDWLKTMIDIPEDPKTLSDEYIRTGTEVEAIDTVGESFDHVVTAKVLTKTPHPDSDHMYVCSVDVGDKNLDADGNPAPLQIVCGAQNFEAGDHIVTAMIGAVLPGDVKIKKSKLRGVVSMGMNCSARELGLGGDHSGIMILPEDTPCGMPFAEYVGSSDTVLDCEITPNRPDCLSMIGMARETGAIFDRDFHVELPAIKVETGRATDDELSVEIADEGLCDRYVARIVRNVKVGPSPDWMVKRLNALGVRPHNNIVDITNYMMMLTGQPLHAFDLDTFAERDGHRRVVVRAAQQDEKFTTLDGEERVLDAGMGLITDGERPVALAGVMGGMDSEIEDDTVDVMVESACFNAGRTSHTSRDLSLISDASIRFERQVDETGCVDVANVTCALIEEIAGGEVAPGYVDVFPAPKTIDSIKLRLARVRAICGADIEPDFIERSLTRLGCTVERDGEDFMVTPPSFRPDLPREIDLIEEVLRLWGMGRVTATIPAAKNHIGGLTREQKLTRKVGEILRACGLNETTTFGFAAPGDLEKIGMSTEGRGCPVVLMNPLVAEQTEMRRSLLPGLLQSVAYNEAHGTPNVHLYEVGSLFHGRENASLPKETKSVAGVLSGQWSEQSWNMKYRKLRFFFGKGIVEELLAQLRIEKVRFRPVEGEGYAFLQPGRAAEVLSGGTVLGWVGEIHPEAREAMGIDEVVVAFELDLDKLIKGARNQENYREFSQYPAVEHDLAIVVDNTVTCEDLERRITSAGGKLLEDVRLFDVYRDPIRIGAGKKSMAFALTYRSDDHTLTSEEVEKAHQKIVTKVCKGVNGEVRG from the coding sequence ATGCGCGTTTCTTACGACTGGCTCAAGACCATGATCGATATTCCGGAGGATCCCAAGACCCTTTCGGACGAATATATCCGTACCGGCACCGAGGTCGAGGCGATCGACACCGTGGGCGAGTCCTTCGACCACGTGGTGACCGCCAAGGTGCTCACCAAGACCCCGCACCCCGATAGCGACCACATGTATGTGTGCTCGGTCGACGTGGGTGACAAGAACCTCGACGCCGACGGCAACCCCGCTCCGCTGCAGATCGTCTGCGGCGCGCAGAACTTCGAGGCCGGCGACCACATCGTCACGGCCATGATTGGCGCCGTGCTTCCCGGCGACGTTAAGATCAAGAAGAGCAAGCTTCGCGGCGTCGTGTCCATGGGCATGAACTGCTCCGCGCGCGAGCTCGGCCTGGGTGGCGACCACTCCGGCATCATGATCCTGCCCGAGGATACGCCCTGCGGCATGCCGTTTGCCGAGTACGTGGGCTCGAGCGACACCGTGCTCGACTGTGAGATCACGCCCAACCGTCCCGACTGCCTGTCCATGATCGGCATGGCCCGCGAGACCGGCGCCATCTTCGACCGCGATTTCCACGTTGAGCTGCCCGCTATCAAGGTCGAGACCGGCCGCGCGACCGACGACGAGCTTTCCGTCGAGATCGCCGACGAGGGCCTGTGCGACCGCTACGTTGCCCGCATCGTGCGCAACGTCAAGGTCGGCCCGTCGCCAGACTGGATGGTCAAGCGCCTCAACGCCCTGGGCGTGCGCCCGCACAACAACATCGTCGACATCACCAACTACATGATGATGCTCACCGGTCAGCCGCTGCACGCCTTTGACCTGGACACCTTTGCCGAGCGCGATGGCCACCGTCGTGTGGTGGTTCGTGCCGCCCAGCAGGACGAGAAGTTCACGACGCTCGACGGCGAGGAGCGCGTGCTCGACGCCGGCATGGGCCTCATCACCGACGGCGAGCGTCCCGTGGCGCTGGCCGGCGTAATGGGCGGCATGGATTCCGAGATCGAGGACGACACCGTCGACGTGATGGTCGAGAGCGCCTGCTTCAACGCCGGTCGCACCTCGCACACCAGCCGCGATCTGTCGCTGATCTCCGACGCCTCCATTCGCTTTGAGCGCCAGGTCGACGAGACCGGCTGCGTGGACGTCGCCAATGTGACGTGCGCGCTGATCGAGGAGATCGCCGGCGGCGAGGTTGCTCCCGGCTATGTGGACGTGTTCCCCGCGCCCAAGACCATCGACAGCATTAAGCTGCGCCTGGCCCGCGTGCGTGCCATCTGCGGTGCCGACATCGAGCCCGACTTTATCGAGCGTTCGCTCACCCGCCTGGGCTGCACCGTCGAGCGCGACGGCGAGGACTTCATGGTCACCCCGCCGAGCTTCCGTCCCGACCTGCCGCGTGAGATCGACCTGATCGAGGAGGTCCTGCGCCTATGGGGCATGGGCCGCGTTACGGCGACCATCCCGGCTGCCAAGAACCACATCGGCGGCCTGACCCGCGAGCAGAAGCTCACCCGTAAGGTCGGCGAGATCCTGCGCGCCTGCGGCCTCAACGAGACCACGACCTTTGGCTTTGCCGCCCCGGGCGACCTGGAGAAGATTGGTATGTCCACCGAGGGCCGCGGCTGCCCCGTGGTTCTCATGAACCCGCTGGTGGCCGAGCAGACCGAGATGCGCCGCTCGCTGCTGCCGGGTCTGCTGCAGTCTGTGGCCTACAACGAGGCCCACGGCACGCCCAACGTGCACCTGTACGAGGTCGGCAGCCTGTTCCATGGCCGCGAGAACGCCAGCCTGCCCAAGGAGACCAAGTCCGTGGCGGGCGTGCTCTCGGGCCAGTGGAGCGAGCAGTCCTGGAACATGAAGTACCGTAAGCTGCGCTTCTTCTTTGGCAAGGGCATTGTCGAGGAGCTGCTTGCTCAGCTGCGCATCGAGAAGGTTCGCTTCCGTCCCGTCGAGGGCGAGGGCTATGCCTTCTTGCAGCCGGGTCGCGCCGCCGAGGTTCTGTCCGGCGGTACCGTGCTGGGCTGGGTTGGCGAGATTCACCCCGAGGCGCGCGAGGCTATGGGCATTGACGAGGTTGTCGTTGCCTTTGAGCTCGACCTGGACAAGCTGATCAAGGGCGCCCGCAACCAGGAGAACTACCGTGAGTTCTCGCAGTACCCGGCCGTTGAGCACGACCTTGCTATCGTGGTCGACAACACTGTGACCTGCGAGGATCTTGAGCGCCGTATTACCAGCGCCGGAGGCAAGCTGCTCGAGGATGTGCGTCTGTTCGACGTCTACCGCGATCCCATCCGCATCGGAGCGGGCAAGAAGTCCATGGCCTTTGCGCTTACGTATCGCTCCGACGACCACACGCTTACCAGCGAAGAGGTCGAAAAGGCGCACCAGAAGATCGTCACCAAGGTGTGCAAGGGCGTAAACGGCGAGGTCCGCGGCTAG